In one window of Henckelia pumila isolate YLH828 chromosome 1, ASM3356847v2, whole genome shotgun sequence DNA:
- the LOC140875901 gene encoding uncharacterized protein: MDEIRRAYIKMGPYQPIKNEYPPTKFGSQNRRFQSHWFKKFTWLEYSPSKDAAFCFPCFLFEHKNPRNSTFTIDGFKYWKRVNDGDRCTFFMHIGSNTSPHNKAVEYLNNLMNIPCHIEKVINAQSSEEKQNNRLRLTATIESIQWLTLQACALRGHDESPASKNRGNFIEMIKFMGKMNESIGDIVLEKAPKNSKYTSPDIQKDILNLISNQGYDGASNMCGSWNGLQALFLRDCPCAYYVHCFAHRLQLALTAAADKELLVNVILVEDVIKLEIYCGLERLVGVLILTHFCSMIDMYSSVTIVLENMVNDGASNSIRGEASGLLTAMKSFDFVFILHLMQKIMGLTNLLCRSLQEKSLDILSAMDCVSTTKTLLHTLREEGFVILLSYMK; the protein is encoded by the exons ATGGATGAAATCAGACGAGCTTATATCAAGATGGGGCCATATCAGCCTATTAAGAATGAGTATCCACCGACCAAATTTGGAAGTCAAAATCGACGGTTCCAAAGTCATTGGTTTAAGAAATTTACTTGGTTAGAGTATTCTCCTTCGAAAGATGCTGCATTTTGTTTTCCGTGTTTCTTGTTTGAACATAAAAATCCTCGCAATTCTACATTTACGATAGATGGATTCAAATATTGGAAGCGAGTTAATGATGGGGATAGATGCACATTTTTTATGCATATAGGAAGCAATACTTCACCCCATAACAAGGCTGTGGAATATCTTAATAATTTGATGAATATACCTTGTCATATTGAAAAAGTGATAAATGCACAATCTTCAGAAGAAAAGCAGAATAATAGATTACGTCTTACAGCAACTATTGAAAGCATTCAATGGCTCACTTTGCAAGCATGTGCACTTAGAGGGCATGACGAATCTCCAGCTTCTAAAAATCGTGGAAATTTTATAGAGATGATAAAATTTATGGGAAAAATGAATGAGAGTATTGGGGACATCGTCTTAGAGAAAGCTCCAAAGAATTCAAAGTATACTTCACCAGATATTCAGAAAGATATCTTGAATCTTATTTCCAACCAA GGATATGATGGAGCTAGCAATATGTGCGGTTCTTGGAATGGATTACAAGCTCTTTTCTTGAGAGATTGTCCATGTGCATATTATGTACATTGTTTCGCTCATCGGCTCCAACTAGCATTAACTGCAGCTGCTGATAAAGAG CTACTGGTGAACGTGATACTGGTAGAGGATGTAATCAAATTGGAAATTTATTGCGGCCTGGAAAGACTCGTTGGAGTTCTAATTTTGACTCACTTTTGTAGCATGATTGATATGTATAGCTCTGTCACTATTGTGTTAGAAAACATGGTGAATGATGGGGCTTCTAATTCTATCCGTGGTGAAGCTAGTGGTTTGTTGACTGCGATGAAGTCTTTTGATTTTGTATTCATATTACACTTGATGCAGAAGATAATGGGGCTAACAAATCTGCTTTGTCGATCATTGCAAGAGAAATCTCTGGATATTTTAAGTGCAATGGATTGTGTTTCAACTACTAAAACTTTACTGCATACTTTGAGAGAAGAAGGATTTGTTATCCTTCTTAGTTATATGAAATAA
- the LOC140875910 gene encoding uncharacterized protein, whose protein sequence is MEARYISGTGRSCQQKDSITVEHHYRFDVFTTAIDFQVEELYNRFNDETIELLKLSCALEPKENFKFLNVDHVYRLAEKFYSLDFDAQDLHHLRLQLDHYKLDVVGHERFQNLSSISELCRRLVEINKSETYNLIDKLIRLVLTLPVSTATTEPAFSAMKLVKKALRNKMEAEFFVDSMVIYIERDLVEKIDNDLIILEFDSKKNRRAQLQ, encoded by the exons ATGGAAGCTCGTTATATATCTGGTACGGGTCGTTCTTGTCAACAAAAAGATTCAATCACAGTTGAGCACCACTATCGATTTGATGTATTTACAACTGCAATAGATTTTCAAGTTGAAGAGCTTTATAATAGATTCAATGATGAGACAATTGAACTTCTTAAACTTAGTTGTGCTTTGGAACCTAAAGAAAACTTTAAGTTTCTTAATGTTGATCATGTTTATCGACTTGCTGAAAAATTCTACTCTCTTGATTTCGATGCACAAGATTTGCATCACTTGAGATTGCAATTGGATCACTATAAACTTGATGTTGTTGGCCATGAAAGATTTCAGAATTTATCATCTATTTCTGAATTGTGTCGAAGATTGGTTGAGATAAATAAGTCCGAAACCTACAATTTGATTGACAA GTTGATTCGTCTTGTTTTAACTCTCCCAGTTTCTACTGCAACAACAGAACCAGCATTTTCAGCTATGAAACTTGTTAAAAAAGCTCTTCGAAATAAGATGGAAGCAGAGTTCTTTGTAGATTCTATGGTAATCTACATTGAACGAGATTTGGTCGAAAAAATTGATAACGATTTAATCATTCTTGAGTTTGATTCTAAGAAGAATCGAAGAGCGCAACTCCAGTAG